A part of Primulina eburnea isolate SZY01 chromosome 10, ASM2296580v1, whole genome shotgun sequence genomic DNA contains:
- the LOC140803498 gene encoding LOW QUALITY PROTEIN: uncharacterized protein (The sequence of the model RefSeq protein was modified relative to this genomic sequence to represent the inferred CDS: deleted 2 bases in 1 codon), with translation MAALTPTGGLRLLQHRPWPRSLRCTSRPLSTLVASSSVQHSEESTTAATPDRQTTTKPEKLPFSYFPKRGQTLELVGESLAFKGRGVCKVADTGYVVMCDGALPGEKFIGRVTRKKDNYAEVKKLETITPHRDYVEAPCEYSSHCGGCKTQNLLYEVQVRAKEQQVHELIVHVGKFSDKDLDKGGIMKPIVPCDSQFHYRNKMEFSFGKKKWVPAKLLQQKCDENDEPALGLHAPGYFDKVLNINKCLLQSDPANEVLAAIQDFWRDPQFGLSPYDVHSHHGFLKHLMLRTGRNMETGRPELMVNFVTSSHKPELLIPLVEKLETYPNVVSIVNNVNTSVGNTSIGEEEYTLVGKSTITESLRGLIFQISANSFFQTNTHQAEILYKLIEDCACLKGDGSEVVLDLFCGTGTIGLTLANRVKHVYGFEIVDQAISDARRNANINNICNATFVQGDLNKIDENFGEYFPKPDLVITDPNRPGMHMKLIKFLLKLKAARIVYVSCNPATCARDLDYLCHGVPEQNITGCYELKSLQPVDMFPHTPHIECVCLLELR, from the exons ATGGCGGCGCTCACTCCCACCGGCGGCCTGCGTCTCCTCCAACACAGACCGTGGCCGAGAAGCCTACGCTGTACATCTCGTCCGCTCTCGACACTCGTTGCTTCTTCTTCAGTCCAACACTCGGAAGAATCTACCACCGCTGCCACACCCGACCGTCAAACGACTACGAAACCCGAAAAGTTACCATTTTCGTATTTCCCTAAGCGAGGCCAGACTTTGGAGCTGGTG GGCGAAAGCTTGGCTTTTAAAGGCAGGGGCGTGTGCAAAGTCGCTGACACTGGTTATGTAGTTATGTGCGATGGCGCATTACCAGGCGAGAAGTTCATTGGTCGTGTCACCCGCAAGAAAGATAATTATGCCGAG GTGAAGAAACTGGAAACAATTACTCCACATCGGGACTATGTCGAAGCACCTTGTGAATATTCATCACATTGTGGAGGTTGTAAGACACAGAACTTGTTGTATGAAGTCCAAGTGAGGGCAAAGGAGCAACAGGTGCACGAGTTGATTGTACATGTTGGCAAGTTTTCTGATAAAGACCTGGATAAGGGTGGCATTATGAAGCCCATTGTTCCTTGCGATAGCCAGTTCCATTACCGCAACAAG ATGGAATTCTCCTTCGGCAAAAAAAAATGGGTACCTGCGAAACTATTGCAGCAAAAGTGTGATGAAAACGATGAACCTGCTTTGGGGTTACATGCTCCTGGATATTTTGATAAGGTTCTAAATATCAATAAGTGCCTATTACAAAGTGATCCAGCAAATGAG GTCCTTGCAGCTATTCAAGATTTTTGGAGGGATCCACAATTTGGTCTATCTCCATATGATGTGCATTCCCATCATGGATTTTTGAAGCATTTGATGCTCAGAACAGGCAG GAATATGGAAACTGGCAGGCCTGAGCTAATGGTTAATTTTGTGACTTCGTCACACAAGCCTGAGCTTCTGATTCCCCTTGTTGAGAAACTTGAAACTTATCCTAATGTG gtAAGTATCGTGAACAATGTAAATACTTCTGTGGGCAACACATCCATTGGAGAGGAGGAATACACACTTGTTGGTAAATCCACAATTACAGAGAGCTTAAGAGGactaatttttcaaatttcagcCAATTCTTTCTTCCAGACAAATACGCACCAG GCTGAGATTTTGTATAAGCTAATTGAGGACTGCGCCTGCCTGAAAGGAGATGGGTCAGAAGTAGTTTTGGATCTCTTCTGTGGAACTGGAACCATCGGTCTTACCCTTGCAAATAG GGTGAAACATGTGTATGGTTTTGAAATCGTTGATCAAGCTATATCAGATGCACGTCGTAATGCCAACATTAATAACATATGTAACGCCACGTTTGTCCAAGGGGATCTCAACAAAATCGATGAGAACTTTGGAGAATATTTTCCCAAGCCCGATCTGGTCATCACAG ATCCCAATCGTCCAGGTATGCACATGAAATTGATCAAATTTCTGCTTAAACTGAAGGCAGCACGCATTGTCTATGTTTCCTGCAATCCTGCCACTTGTGCTCGTGATCTTGATTATCTCTGCCATGGCGTG CCGGAACAAAACATCACAGGATGCTACGAACTCAAAAGCTTGCAACCTGTGGACATGTTCCCTCACACTCCTCACATTGAATGTGTTTGCTTGTTGGAGCTCCGTTGA